From one Lycium barbarum isolate Lr01 chromosome 6, ASM1917538v2, whole genome shotgun sequence genomic stretch:
- the LOC132644288 gene encoding uncharacterized protein LOC132644288, with the protein MARPWHWCGHVKAAESAAKLSQGLVELRHGQDKQIRLRHGVARQGRGCKQGNVMDKLGAWQRHTCALGMSCMENGGKGEQAPRIGAKAGCWRQNSAGARAYAWHTRAVERIPLFSVAIVMLAGQFPLNSTCNANPMQLGMSTAFPRIRAKWAKWSYHYEVQKDAKAESYDHKEALTGLDFRLTEALASLQAKVETLETQLEAARLRNGAGPVNIRETRIEVPKPKNFKGERNAQDVEEFIWQMDAYFEHVNINEEVARIRTAAMYLSDTALLWWRRKKAEMEIGACSIENWEQFKKELKRQFYPQNVVHEARRKLRELKQTSTIRDLDNAIVVAESLTDLRTDNTKAKDNRGKQAAAKGDQGNEDKDKSVSNKGLESRGDRDRNRGSNSKFRKSYEERKQNSTSNDGCYLCGQSGHLYRNCPSLSKLGAILAANKQAGAQTEGQTGEPGPKAEATEQAKPKVAGLFNHMTLAAITAKPPQIRSRESLFVEATLKGKPVRIMVDTGATHNFIIEEKAKELSLSYVSSDSLLKTVNCLPTDVNGFAPKVHLVLGNWQGFTDFTVSPMDVFDIVLGLDFWYEINAFISPRLNQLLIRDPSCSCDVPLIRVHQSGVRLSAMQLIKGFKKGEPTFLATLVAVADENSAKEGEALPPCVQRVLEENKDVMPNELPKQLPPRKEVDHQIELVPGAKPPAMTPYRMAPPELEELRKQLKELLESGHIRPSKAPFGAPVLFQKKKEGTLRLCIDYRAHNKVTVKNKYPIPLIVDLFDRLGQAKVFTKMDLQKGYYQVRIAEGDESKTTCVTRYGAFEWLVMPFGLTNAPATFCTLMNKLFHPFLDQFVVIYLDDIVVYSNSLEEHLKHLRTVFQVLRENDLCVKQEKCTFAQPQVQFLGHTISQGEIRMDSDKVSAIQDWKTPTTVTELRSFLVLANYYRRFILGYSAIAAPLTDMLKKGREWKWTPLCQEAFEGLKGAIVKEPILALPDFTKVFEVHTDASDFAIGGVLMQEGHPIAFESRKLNDAERRYTVQEKEVTAVVHCLRTWRHYLLGAHFIVKTDNVATSYFQSQKKLSPKQARWQDFLAEFDYTL; encoded by the exons ATGGCAAGACCATGGCATTGGTGTGGCCATGTCAAGGCAGCAGAATCTGCGGCAAAGCTAAGTCAGGGGCTGGTTGAGCTAAGGCATGGGCAAGACAAGCAGATAAGGCTAAGGCATGGCGTGGCACGGCAAGGCCGTGGGTGCAAGCAAGGCAATGTCATGGACAAGTTGGGGGCATGGCAAAGGCACACATGTGCACTAGGCATGTCGTGCATGGAAAATGGCGGGAAGGGCGAGCAGGCACCAAGGATTGGTGCTAAAGCTGGGTGTTGGCGCCAAAACTCAGCAGGGGCTCGCGCATATGCATGGCACACGCGAGCAGTTGAGCGGATTCCTTTATTTTCAGTCGCAATAGTCATGCTGGCTGGGCAGTTTCCTTTGAATTCAACTTGCAATGCTAATCCTATGCAGTTGGGGATGTCAACTGCTTTTCCTAGGATAAGGGCTAAGTGGGCCAAGTGGTCCTATCATT ACGAAGTCCAAAAAGACGCTAAAGCAGAGAGCTACGACCACAAGGAGGCGCTGACCGGCCTTGATTTCAGGCTCACAGAGGCGCTGGCCAGTTTGCAAGCTAAGGTAGAGACCTTGGAGACGCAACTGGAAGCGGCCAGGCTCAGAAACGGTGCTGGTCCAGTCAATATTCGAGAAACCCGCATAGaagttcctaaacccaaaaaTTTCAAGGGTGAAAGGAACGCCCAAGATGTGGAAGAGTTCATTTGGCAAATGGACGCGTACTTCGAGCACGTCAACATTAACGAAGAAGTTGCTCGCATTCGGACAGCAGCCATGTACTTGAGCGATACCGCCTTATTGTGGTGGCGGAGAAAGAAAGCGGAGATGGAGATAGGAGCATGTTCCATTGAGAATTGGGAACAGTTCAAGAAGGAGTTAAAACGACAGTTTTACCCCCAAAACGTTGTGCACGAGGCCCGTCGAAAGTTGAGGGAGCTCAAGCAAACATCCACCATCCGCGA TCTTGACAATGCCATTGTGGTGGCGGAGTCCTTAACCGATCTTCGCACCGACAATACCAAAGCGAAAGATAACCGAGGGAAGCAAGCTGCTGCCAAGGGTGATCAAGGCAACGAGGACAAAGATAAATCTGTCTCCAACAAGGGTCTTGAGTCCAGGGGAGATCGAGATCGCAACCGGGGTTCCAACTCCAAGTTTCGCAAAAGCTACGAAGAGAGGAAGCAGAATTCCACCTCAAACGACGGTTGTTACCTGTGTGGACAATCAGGTCATCTCTACAGAAATTGTCCTTCGTTGAGCAAGCTAGGCGCAATACTTGCTGCCAACAAGCAAGCAGGTGCGCAAACCGAAGGTCAGACCGGTGAACCAGGCCCGAAGGCGGAGGCTACAGAGCAAGCAAAGCCTAAAGTTGCAGGCTTGTTCAATCATATGACGCTTGCTGCCATCACAGCTAAGCCACCTCAAATCAGATCGAGAGAGTCACTGTTCGTAGAGGCGACCCTAAAAGGCAAACCAGTCCGCATCATGGTGGACACAGGTGCGACGCACAACTTCATTATAGAAGAAAAGGCAAAGGAGCTGAGCCTTTCCTACGTTTCCAGTGACTCGCTGTTGAAGACAGTCAACTGCCTCCCCACTGACGTAAATGGATTTGCCCCTAAAGTCCATCTCGTCTTAGGTAATTGGCAAGGGTTCACCGATTTCACTGTTTCCCCCATGGACGTCTTTGACATCGTATTGGGTCTGGATTTCTGGTACGAGATCAACGCGTTTATTTCGCCGCGTCTCAACCAATTGTTGATTAGAGATCCAAGCTGTTCTTGCGACGTGCCGTTGATTCGTGTACATCAATCGGGCGTGCGCTTGTCCGCGATGCAGTTGATAAAAGGGTTCAAGAAAGGGGAACCAACCTTTCTCGCAACTCTTGTAGCAGTTGCGGATGAAAATAGTGCCAAAGAGGGGGAAGCATTACCCCCATGTGTGCAGCGAGTCCTTGAGGAGAACAAGGACGTAATGCCCAACGAGCTGCCCAAGCAGTTACCTCCACGAAAGGAGGTTGACCATCAGATCGAGCTGGTACCAGGAGCCAAGCCACCCGCCATGACTCCTTATCGCATGGCACCACCAGAGCTTGAAGAGCTAAGGAAGCAACTCAAGGAGTTGCTTGAATCTGGGCATATTCGCCCATCGAAGGCACCATTTGGAGCACCTGTTTTGTTCcaaaagaagaaggagggaaCGCTGAGGCTTTGCATTGACTATCGTGCCCATAACAAGGTCACGGTGAAAAACAAGTACCCAATTCCCTTAATTGTCGATTTATTTGATCGCTTGGGACAAGCCAAGGTATTCACCAAGATGGATCTGCAGAAAGGATATTATCAAGTACGCATTGCAGAGGGCGACGAGTCGAAGACTACTTGTGTGACTCGTTATGGAGCGTTTGAGTGGCTAGTCATGCCATTCGGTCTAACCAATGCACCTGCTACCTTCTGCACACTGATGAACAAACTCTTCCACCCATTTTTGGACCAGTTTGTTGTGATCTACCTCGATGACATCGTAGTATACAGCAACAGCTTGGAAGAGCACCTGAAACATCTCCGCACAGTCTTCCAAGTGTTGAGGGAGAATGACCTGTGCGTCAAGCAGGAGAAATGCACTTTTGCCCAGCCACAAGTGCAGTTCCTTGGCCATACCATCAGCCAAGGAGAAATCAGAATGGACAGCGACAAAGTTAGCGCTATTCAAGATTGGAAGACCCCGACCACAGTAACTGAACTTCGGTCCTTTCTTGTCCTTGCCAACTACTACAGGCGGTTTATCCTTGGATACTCGgccattgcagcaccactgaccgACATGCTGAAGAAAGGTCGCGAGTGGAAATGGACACCTTTGTGTCAAGAGGCGTTTGAGGGCCTCAAGGGAGCAATTGTGAAGGAGCCTATCTTAGCTCTACCTGACTTCACCAAGGTATTTGAAGTCCATACTGATGCCTCAGATTTTGCTATTGGTGGCGTTCTCATGCAAGAAGGCCACCCTATAGCCTTTGAAAGCCGAAAGTTGAACGATGCGGAGCGGAGATATACTGTCCAAGAGAAGGAGGTGACGGCCGTAGTCCACTGTCTAAGGACCTGGCGTCATTACTTGCTGGGGGCACATTTCATTGTCAAAACAGATAATGTGGCGACAAGTTATTTCCAGTCTCAGAAGAAGTTGTCACCTAAACAAGCTCGGTGGCAAGACTTTCTGGCAGAATTCGACTACACCTTGTAA
- the LOC132645112 gene encoding protein NUCLEAR FUSION DEFECTIVE 4-like, which yields MEQSSKWMILIASTWIQAFTGTNFDFSSYSSELKSVLGISQVQLNYLSMASDFGKAFGWCSGVSLMYFPLWFVLVIAAFMGLVGYGLQWMVIQRIIILPYFLVFLLCVLAGCSICWFNTVCYVLCIKNFAANRPFALSLSISFNGASAALYNLIANSINSKDDTLYLLLNALVPLVTSVAALPILRQPHSQTLRADSVHREYLNFRCLTILAVLTGLYLLILNSVSYSAQTARILLAGALFLLVLPVIAPGVICTEEWSQLFHPNNYMSLEDNDPDDFGMHKEMMWKEASNMSFWTENSHGSKEKESWTSSFLLRDRLLLLGEEHSANLLMHRLDFWLYYLVYFCGGTLVLVYSNNLGQISESLGYSSEISFLVALYSACSFFGRLLSAAPDFLRDKMYYARTAWLAFALIPTPLAFFLLVLSGSKAALSAATALLGLSSGFVFSAAVSITSELFGPNSAGVNHNILITNIPLGSLLYGLLAALVYEANLGKPNQVLVLDGSKVCMGRNCYIQTFMWWGCISLFGVASSFLLFLRTKAAYDSHERNQNWTRLI from the exons ATGGAGCAATCAAGTAAATGGATGATATTGATAGCAAGCACATGGATTCAAGCATTTACAGGGACAAATTTTGACTTCTCCTCCTATTCTTCTGAATTGAAATCTGTTCTTGGAATTTCACAGGTTCAACTGAATTATCTGTCTATGGCATCAGATTTTGGGAAAGCATTTGGTTGGTGTTCAGGTGTCTCTCTTATGTATTTCCCATTATGGTTTGTTCTTGTCATTGCTGCTTTCATGGGACTTGTTGGTTATGGTCTTCAATGGATGGTCATTCAGAGAATCATCATTTTGCCTTATTTCTTG GTATTTCTGTTGTGTGTGCTGGCTGGCTGCAGTATCTGCTGGTTTAATACAGTATGTTATGTGTTGTGCATAAAAAATTTCGCAGCAAATAGGCCATTTGCATTGTCCCTCAGCATAAGTTTCAATGGTGCAAGTGCAGCCCTGTACAACCTCATTGCCAATTCAATTAACTCCAAAGATGACACTCTATACCTTCTTCTTAATGCCCTAGTCCCCCTTGTCACATCAGTTGCAGCTTTGCCTATCCTCCGGCAGCCTCATTCTCAAACCCTTCGTGCTGATTCTGTTCACAGAGAATATCTCAATTTCCGTTGCCTAACCATACTAGCAGTTCTTACCGGCCTTTATCTCTTAATCCTGAATTCGGTCTCATATAGTGCACAGACTGCTCGTATCCTCTTGGCTGGCGCACTGTTCTTGCTGGTCCTACCGGTGATTGCACCAGGGGTTATCTGCACAGAAGAGTGGTCTCAACTGTTCCATCCTAATAATTATATGTCACTCGAAGACAATGATCCTGATGATTTTGGAATGCACAAAGAAATGATGTGGAAAGAGGCTTCGAATATGAGTTTTTGGACTGAAAATTCTCATGGTTCAAAGGAGAAGGAAAGTTGGACTAGCAGTTTTCTGTTGAGAGATCGTTTGCTGCTGCTTGGAGAAGAACATTCAGCAAATCTGCTCATGCATAGGTTGGATTTCTGGCTATATTACCTAGTATATTTCTGTGGGGGGACACTCGTACTCGTTTACAGCAACAATCTAGGTCAAATTTCAGAGTCACTTGGATATAGTTCGGAGATCAGCTTTCTTGTTGCACTCTATTCTGCATGTTCCTTCTTCGGGCGCCTGCTTTCAGCCGCCCCAGATTTCCTACGCGA CAAGATGTACTACGCAAGGACCGCATGGCTTGCATTTGCGCTGATTCCAACACCACTGGCTTTCTTCCTGCTTGTTTTATCAGGAAGCAAAGCTGCATTGAGTGCTGCCACGGCGTTACTTGGGCTGAGCTCTGGTTTTGTATTTTCAGCAGCAGTGTCGATAACCTCTGAGCTGTTTGGCCCCAACAGTGCAGGAGTCAATCACAACATTCTCATCACCAACATCCCTCTGGGATCACTACTCTATGGACTTCTTGCAGCTCTCGTCTATGAAGCAAACCTAGGAAAACCAAACCAAGTTCTTGTATTAGATGGATCAAAGGTTTGCATGGGTAGGAACTGTTACATTCAGACATTTATGTGGTGGGGATGCATCTCTTTATTCGGAGTAGCATCGAGTTTCCTGCTTTTCTTAAGAACTAAAGCTGCCTATGACAGTCATGAAAGGAACCAAAATTGGACGAGACTAATCTGA